One region of Zerene cesonia ecotype Mississippi chromosome 15, Zerene_cesonia_1.1, whole genome shotgun sequence genomic DNA includes:
- the LOC119832342 gene encoding uncharacterized protein LOC119832342 isoform X2 — MSVTVLKSLIGFMCIYLADSITFRYDYEFSKEASGWIKHHQVPATWPEARLRCHLEGVPLNKMPLKWMPFEPDNLGNDERCIAMVANGTIADVNCFDVFPYICFRDKTQHVPLTDCGTVDREYILDNRTGKCYKFHWVARNWTSAFMTCAAEGGHLAIINSEVEATVLADLAQKYPPKKMLFTRYRHLALLGFNDWSDNIVWTTVEGQTLQEAGYYQFEEHQPDEYPLKCGGMFRNGKLDDLWCDTQVPLICEKNFDSLL, encoded by the exons ATGTCAGTAACTGTATTGAAATCGTTAATTGGCTTCATGTGCATTTATTTAGCTG ATAGTATAACATTCCGGTATGACTACGAGTTCAGTAAGGAAGCGAGTGGCTGGATCAAGCATCACCAGGTGCCAGCGACCTGGCCGGAGGCTAGGCTGCGGTGTCACCTCGAAG GTGTTCCCTTGAATAAAATGCCGCTAAAATGGATGCCATTTGAGCCTGACAATCTGGGCAATGACGAGAGATGCATCGCAATGGTGGCCAACGGGACAATAGCTGATGTCAATTGCTTCGATGTCTTTCCTTACATCTGCTTCCGTGATAAGACCCAACATGTCCCTTTGACCGACTGTGGGACAGTGGATAGAG agtACATACTGGACAACAGAACTGGCAAGTGTTACAAATTCCATTGGGTAGCTAGAAATTGGACTAGTGCGTTCATGACCTGCGCAGCAGAAGGTGGTCACTTGGCTATAATTAACAGCGAAGTGGAAGCCACGGTGCTAGCTGATCTTGCTCAGAAATATCCCcctaaaaaaatgcttttcaCTCGATATAGACATCTCGCTCTTTTGGGATTCAACGATTGGAGTGATAATATAGTATGGACGACTGTAGAAG GACAAACCCTACAAGAGGCTGGCTATTACCAATTCGAGGAGCACCAACCTGATGAGTATCCACTAAAATGTGGAGGAATGTTCAGGAATGGAAAATTGGACGACCTGTGGTGTGATACTCAAGTGCCATTAATCTGTGAAAAGAATTTTGACAGcctattgtaa
- the LOC119832342 gene encoding C-type mannose receptor 2-like isoform X1 has product MSVTVLKSLIGFMCIYLADSITFRYDYEFSKEASGWIKHHQVPATWPEARLRCHLEGAILLSPKTANLQEVMKKTMKDTHSERTGVFTGIHALFSKGDFHSVDGVPLNKMPLKWMPFEPDNLGNDERCIAMVANGTIADVNCFDVFPYICFRDKTQHVPLTDCGTVDREYILDNRTGKCYKFHWVARNWTSAFMTCAAEGGHLAIINSEVEATVLADLAQKYPPKKMLFTRYRHLALLGFNDWSDNIVWTTVEGQTLQEAGYYQFEEHQPDEYPLKCGGMFRNGKLDDLWCDTQVPLICEKNFDSLL; this is encoded by the exons ATGTCAGTAACTGTATTGAAATCGTTAATTGGCTTCATGTGCATTTATTTAGCTG ATAGTATAACATTCCGGTATGACTACGAGTTCAGTAAGGAAGCGAGTGGCTGGATCAAGCATCACCAGGTGCCAGCGACCTGGCCGGAGGCTAGGCTGCGGTGTCACCTCGAAG GTGCAATTTTACTATCACCAAAGACAGCGAACCTCCAGGAGGTGATGAAGAAGACTATGAAAGATACTCACTCAGAGCGAACCGGCGTATTCACAGGAATTCACGCGTTATTTTCAAAAGGAGATTTCCACTCTGTGGATG GTGTTCCCTTGAATAAAATGCCGCTAAAATGGATGCCATTTGAGCCTGACAATCTGGGCAATGACGAGAGATGCATCGCAATGGTGGCCAACGGGACAATAGCTGATGTCAATTGCTTCGATGTCTTTCCTTACATCTGCTTCCGTGATAAGACCCAACATGTCCCTTTGACCGACTGTGGGACAGTGGATAGAG agtACATACTGGACAACAGAACTGGCAAGTGTTACAAATTCCATTGGGTAGCTAGAAATTGGACTAGTGCGTTCATGACCTGCGCAGCAGAAGGTGGTCACTTGGCTATAATTAACAGCGAAGTGGAAGCCACGGTGCTAGCTGATCTTGCTCAGAAATATCCCcctaaaaaaatgcttttcaCTCGATATAGACATCTCGCTCTTTTGGGATTCAACGATTGGAGTGATAATATAGTATGGACGACTGTAGAAG GACAAACCCTACAAGAGGCTGGCTATTACCAATTCGAGGAGCACCAACCTGATGAGTATCCACTAAAATGTGGAGGAATGTTCAGGAATGGAAAATTGGACGACCTGTGGTGTGATACTCAAGTGCCATTAATCTGTGAAAAGAATTTTGACAGcctattgtaa
- the LOC119832312 gene encoding secretory phospholipase A2 receptor-like, protein MTFVYICLCVILYFNAAASQQFRYDYKYIREVNGWMKHHKIPATFPDARVRCQLEGGVLASPKTEALSYVMRRLMKGTHSETTGIFTGIHALFSKGDFHSIDGTPLERMKLQWMPSEPDNLNYDERCIVMVSNGSIADVNCFDVYPYICYKEKTKNVALTECGTIDREYFMDPRAENCYKFHWVARNWTRAFMACAAEGAYLAIVNSETEATVLKELFAKYPKEKTLFAFNTDITLIGFHDWEDRIVWNTIHGQSLEDAGYFAFGENQPDQNQIASVKCGGLWRNGQLDDIWCDQRMTFICEKPVDSLLEEGSLDI, encoded by the exons ATGAcgtttgtatatatttgtttgtgtgtgatattatattttaatgcagcTG CAAGTCAGCAGTTCCGATATGACTACAAGTATATCAGGGAAGTCAATGGCTGGATGAAGCACCATAAAATCCCGGCCACCTTCCCGGATGCTCGGGTGAGATGTCAGCTCGAAG GCGGAGTTCTGGCTTCGCCAAAAACTGAAGCACTCTCGTATGTGATGAGGAGATTGATGAAGGGGACTCACTCCGAAACTACTGGCATATTCACTGGGATCCACGCCCTCTTCTCTAAAGGCGACTTTCACTCAATCGACG GAACCCCACTTGAAAGAATGAAATTACAATGGATGCCTTCAGAACCTGATAATCTGAATTACGACGAGAGATGCATTGTAATGGTGTCCAACGGTAGCATAGCTGACGTAAATTGCTTCGACGTGTACCCTTATATCTGCTATAAGGAGAAGACCAAGAACGTCGCGCTGACTGAATGTGGAACCATTGACAGAG AATACTTCATGGACCCCAGAGCCGAGAATTGCTACAAGTTTCATTGGGTAGCTCGGAACTGGACCAGGGCGTTCATGGCGTGTGCTGCTGAAGGCGCTTACTTGGCCATCGTCAACAGCGAGACAGAAGCCACGGTGCTCAAGGAACTCTTCGCGAAATATCCAAAAGAAAAGACATTATTCGCCTTTAACACGGACATTACCTTAATTGGCTTCCATGACTGGGAAGACCGCATTGTGTGGAACACTATTCACG GTCAGTCTTTGGAAGACGCAGGGTATTTTGCATTTGGGGAAAACCAACCCGATCAAAACCAAATAGCATCAGTCAAGTGCGGTGGGCTTTGGCGCAATGGCCAACTTGACGACATATGGTGTGATCAAAGGATGACCTTTATTTGCGAGAAGCCTGTGGACAGCCTGCTGGAGGAGGGCAGCCTCGATatttaa